The following coding sequences lie in one Spirochaetaceae bacterium genomic window:
- a CDS encoding DUF4914 family protein, with amino-acid sequence MATSETTLQREAPAAGALATWWRLRLPADVVATLEASPEVLVPRSRNQLVKLSLGDNVENVTNGANGGSRFEVAYEVPGRGRVVEATVTRCRNGVAVNYAEPYMRRRDPDCMVVADEGPSEKPRFVDRFDTSFAPVRRDILAWLGTQELIALPFVSGSPEFGYDSLLIAPKNAAFFAAALADLQGMLPGVDIKDGFTPRAIIFLAPPFRHTHCGGRQVVVHNRTAELHEIHSLNLYPGPSAKKGVYGVLLTIGESEGWITAHGSTVEVVTPYDNIVTIMHEGASGGGKSEMLEHVQRQEDGRLLLGENTVTGERRFLAMGQTCALRPVTDDMALCHPELRSGSGHLAVMDAEDAWFLRVNHIDGYGVDPSYERLSIHPPEPLLFMNMAATPGATCLIWEHVEDEPGVPCPNPRVIVPRRMVAGIVDDPATVDVRSFGIRTPPCTAGSPSYGIAGLLHVLPPALAWLWRLVAPRGYSNPSITNSSGLSSEGVGSYWPFATGRRVVQANLLLRQIRNTPATRFTLTPNQHVGAWRTGFMPQWLAREYLARRSGARFRPDQLVPARCPLLGYALRSMQIEGALIPQELLQVEAQAEVGTAGYDAGAAELSEFFAATLHPYLRESDLEPLGRDIIEAALDDCDLEQLAAFEL; translated from the coding sequence ATGGCTACATCCGAGACTACGCTGCAGCGCGAGGCACCCGCAGCCGGCGCGCTGGCCACCTGGTGGCGGCTGCGGCTGCCCGCCGACGTGGTGGCGACCCTGGAGGCATCGCCGGAGGTGCTGGTGCCGCGCAGCCGCAACCAACTCGTCAAGCTGTCACTCGGCGACAACGTCGAGAACGTCACCAACGGCGCCAACGGCGGCTCCCGATTCGAGGTGGCGTACGAGGTGCCCGGCCGCGGCCGGGTGGTCGAGGCCACGGTGACCCGCTGCCGCAACGGCGTGGCGGTGAACTACGCTGAGCCCTACATGCGCCGCCGCGACCCCGACTGCATGGTGGTGGCCGACGAGGGCCCGTCCGAGAAGCCGCGCTTCGTGGACCGCTTCGACACCTCGTTCGCGCCCGTGCGCCGCGACATCCTGGCCTGGCTCGGCACGCAGGAGCTGATTGCCCTGCCGTTCGTGTCGGGCAGCCCCGAATTCGGCTACGACTCGCTGCTGATCGCCCCCAAGAACGCGGCCTTCTTCGCTGCCGCCCTCGCCGACCTGCAGGGAATGCTGCCCGGCGTCGACATCAAAGACGGCTTCACGCCGCGTGCCATCATCTTCCTGGCGCCGCCGTTCCGCCACACCCACTGCGGTGGACGCCAGGTGGTGGTGCACAACCGCACGGCCGAGCTGCACGAGATTCACTCCCTCAACCTGTATCCCGGCCCGAGCGCCAAGAAGGGCGTGTACGGCGTGCTGCTCACCATCGGCGAGAGCGAGGGCTGGATCACCGCGCACGGATCGACGGTGGAGGTGGTCACCCCGTACGACAACATCGTCACCATCATGCACGAGGGCGCGAGCGGCGGCGGCAAGAGCGAGATGCTCGAGCACGTGCAGCGCCAGGAGGACGGACGCCTGTTGCTCGGCGAGAACACGGTAACCGGCGAGCGCCGCTTCCTGGCCATGGGCCAGACCTGCGCGTTGCGCCCGGTCACCGACGACATGGCGCTGTGCCACCCGGAGCTGCGCTCAGGCAGCGGCCACCTGGCGGTGATGGACGCCGAGGACGCCTGGTTCCTGCGCGTCAACCACATCGACGGCTACGGCGTCGACCCGTCCTACGAGCGCCTGTCGATCCATCCGCCGGAACCGCTGCTGTTCATGAACATGGCGGCGACACCGGGCGCAACCTGCCTGATCTGGGAGCACGTCGAGGACGAGCCGGGCGTGCCGTGCCCCAACCCGCGCGTCATCGTGCCGCGCCGCATGGTGGCCGGCATCGTGGACGATCCGGCGACGGTGGACGTGCGCAGCTTCGGCATCCGCACGCCGCCGTGCACGGCGGGCAGCCCCAGCTACGGCATCGCCGGCCTGCTGCACGTGCTGCCGCCGGCGCTGGCCTGGCTGTGGCGCCTGGTGGCGCCGCGCGGTTATTCCAATCCCAGCATCACCAACAGCAGCGGCCTGTCGAGCGAGGGCGTCGGCTCCTACTGGCCGTTCGCCACCGGGCGGCGCGTGGTACAGGCCAACCTGCTGCTGCGCCAGATCCGCAACACGCCGGCCACCCGTTTCACGCTCACCCCCAACCAGCACGTCGGCGCCTGGCGCACCGGGTTCATGCCGCAGTGGCTGGCGCGCGAGTACCTGGCGCGGCGCAGCGGCGCGCGTTTCCGGCCCGACCAGCTCGTCCCGGCGCGCTGTCCGCTGCTCGGCTACGCGCTGCGCTCGATGCAGATCGAGGGCGCCCTGATCCCGCAGGAGCTGCTGCAGGTGGAGGCGCAGGCGGAGGTCGGCACGGCCGGCTACGACGCCGGCGCCGCCGAGCTGAGCGAGTTCTTCGCCGCCACCCTGCATCCCTACCTGCGCGAATCGGACCTGGAGCCGCTCGGACGCGACATCATCGAAGCCGCCCTCGACGACTGCGACCTGGAGCAGCTCGCCGCGTTCGAGTTGTAA
- a CDS encoding 4'-phosphopantetheinyl transferase superfamily protein — MTAAGAWWTPWRETGDSLILHVDLRPHPGRERQAVALLDEHEQARCETILGSDARRRFVLCRAALRINLCDRLRCANRELSFGYLEYGKPYAKVNGEAPAPGPSFNVSRSFNVSHSGEHGLIGFAKQEALGVDLEVRIPGRDFDGIGSVVYGPCERLALSAAAGTAKAYLFYRLWSLKEALIKALGTGFSLDPSRFEVPRSMLEGSPAALFRFPHLPADRFWLEDLGESRFAAARACRLSGPG, encoded by the coding sequence GTGACCGCCGCCGGCGCCTGGTGGACACCGTGGCGCGAGACCGGGGACTCGCTCATCCTGCACGTGGACCTGCGGCCCCACCCGGGCCGCGAACGCCAAGCCGTCGCGCTGCTCGACGAACACGAGCAGGCACGTTGCGAAACGATCCTGGGCAGCGACGCTCGGCGCCGGTTCGTGCTGTGCCGAGCGGCGCTCCGGATCAACCTGTGCGACCGGCTCCGGTGCGCCAACCGGGAACTGTCCTTCGGCTACCTCGAGTACGGCAAGCCGTACGCGAAAGTAAACGGGGAGGCGCCGGCGCCGGGGCCATCCTTCAATGTGAGCCGCAGTTTCAATGTGAGTCACAGTGGCGAGCATGGGCTGATCGGATTTGCGAAACAGGAGGCGCTTGGGGTGGACCTGGAGGTGCGCATTCCCGGCCGCGACTTCGACGGCATCGGGTCGGTCGTCTACGGTCCGTGCGAACGGCTCGCCCTGTCGGCCGCCGCCGGAACCGCCAAGGCGTACCTGTTCTACCGGCTGTGGAGCCTGAAGGAGGCGCTCATCAAGGCCCTGGGCACCGGCTTCTCGCTGGATCCGTCGCGCTTCGAGGTGCCGCGGTCGATGCTCGAGGGCAGCCCGGCCGCGCTGTTTCGCTTCCCGCATCTGCCGGCCGACCGGTTCTGGCTCGAGGACCTGGGAGAGTCCCGGTTCGCCGCGGCGCGCGCCTGCCGGTTGTCGGGACCAGGCTGA
- a CDS encoding gamma carbonic anhydrase family protein, with amino-acid sequence MAENLNFPGGTVGMRRVHEAYVAASAVVVGDVRLGADTSVWPFACIRGDVAAIRVGARCSIQDQAMLHTRGGEDLEIGDDVVMGHQVCVHCRIVGDGCLIGIGATVLDGAVLGEGCLVAAGAVVRPGERVAPGMMVAGVPARVMRPVSDAERAYITRVVAAYRRLARQHTAGVFNGPPPAGSRRTQ; translated from the coding sequence GTGGCGGAGAACCTGAACTTTCCGGGCGGGACGGTGGGCATGCGCCGCGTGCACGAGGCTTACGTGGCGGCGAGCGCGGTGGTGGTGGGCGACGTGCGGCTGGGCGCCGACACCAGCGTGTGGCCGTTCGCCTGCATTCGCGGCGACGTGGCGGCGATCCGGGTGGGCGCGCGTTGCTCGATCCAGGACCAGGCGATGCTGCACACGCGCGGCGGCGAGGACCTGGAGATTGGCGACGACGTGGTGATGGGCCACCAGGTGTGCGTGCACTGCCGGATCGTGGGCGACGGCTGCCTGATCGGCATCGGCGCCACGGTGCTGGACGGCGCCGTGCTCGGGGAGGGCTGCCTGGTGGCGGCCGGCGCCGTGGTGCGGCCCGGCGAGCGGGTGGCGCCCGGCATGATGGTGGCGGGCGTGCCGGCGCGCGTGATGCGCCCGGTCAGCGACGCCGAACGCGCCTACATCACGCGCGTGGTGGCCGCCTACCGCCGGCTGGCGCGGCAGCACACCGCCGGCGTGTTCAACGGGCCGCCGCCGGCCGGCAGCCGGCGGACGCAATAG
- a CDS encoding pyridoxamine 5'-phosphate oxidase family protein, with translation MSTLTASFAPVSGRAAAPQRESANPEHKPANPEPTIDGNTYAPTERSRVRRVAKRAVYDRYTVHAIIDAALVCHVGFVVEGWPRVLPTAIARVGECVYVHGNRNSAMLQTLATGAPACITVTHLDGLVVARSVFHSSMNYRCVVIHATGHAVTGARKRVALDALVERLIPGRTGDVRAPTAKELAVTSVLEFPLEEVSAKVRTGPPADDKDDYLLPFWGGVVPLRMVAGAPESDDASLRARIAPPPYLVAEHPGPSRAGSRPRAGSEPRSGIRTRFRLRARRNSSVRAR, from the coding sequence ATGAGCACGCTGACTGCCTCTTTCGCACCGGTCTCCGGGCGCGCCGCCGCGCCGCAACGCGAGTCCGCCAATCCGGAACACAAGCCCGCCAATCCAGAACCGACGATCGACGGGAATACCTACGCGCCGACCGAGCGCAGCCGGGTACGCCGGGTTGCGAAGCGCGCGGTGTACGATCGCTACACGGTGCATGCCATCATCGACGCGGCGCTGGTGTGCCACGTCGGCTTCGTGGTCGAAGGCTGGCCGCGGGTGCTGCCCACGGCGATAGCCCGCGTCGGCGAGTGCGTGTACGTGCACGGCAACCGCAACAGCGCCATGCTGCAGACGCTCGCAACCGGCGCGCCGGCGTGCATCACGGTCACCCATCTCGACGGCCTGGTGGTGGCGCGATCCGTGTTCCACTCATCGATGAACTATCGCTGCGTGGTGATACACGCGACAGGTCACGCGGTAACCGGCGCGCGCAAGCGCGTGGCGCTCGACGCGCTCGTGGAGCGTCTCATTCCGGGCCGCACCGGCGACGTTCGCGCGCCGACGGCGAAGGAGTTGGCCGTTACCTCGGTGCTGGAGTTCCCGCTTGAGGAGGTCTCCGCCAAGGTGCGCACCGGTCCGCCGGCCGATGACAAGGACGACTACCTGCTGCCGTTCTGGGGCGGCGTGGTACCGTTGCGCATGGTCGCGGGCGCGCCGGAGAGCGACGACGCCTCGCTGCGCGCCCGCATCGCGCCGCCGCCCTACCTGGTGGCCGAGCACCCCGGTCCGAGCCGCGCCGGATCACGCCCGCGCGCGGGCTCGGAGCCGCGATCAGGTATCCGCACGCGGTTCCGATTGCGCGCCCGGCGGAACTCGTCGGTCCGGGCACGGTAG
- a CDS encoding PLP-dependent aminotransferase family protein, with amino-acid sequence MREVHQLPPEVVPDRDSGVPLYRQVYRSLRAAILSGRLQPGTRLPATRAAALELGVARNTVVAVFEQLADEGFVSSRVGDGTRVAEVDAAVLRRSMRSSGSPIGAATGARTRARPGAEPGHAAQVGGASLSERGRALAGVERGSVAIGAFQTGLPDLAAFPHQAWARLLARHARAPAADRLGYGDAAGDPHLRAAIAGYVAAARGVNCTPAQVIVVTGAQAALDLAARMLLDPGDRAWIEEPGYPGARAALLAAGARIEPVPVDAAGMDVEAGETSCPGARLAYITPSCQYPVGSTLTLERRLLLLDWAQRAGAFVIEDDYDSEYRYRGRPIASVQGLDPHGRVVYVGTFAKTMLPALSVGYLVAPERLAGAFAAAVRNTGQTAPQPVQGALAEFIDSGRYGAHVRRMRNRYAQRQALLFSLAGKYLPGLVELAPTAAGMQVAAWLARGADDRAVAEAGRPAGLALRPLSPYWVGPRARPGLHLGYAAVSEEAMEPAVLRLRRHLVEHADPIGADLEAVAAGAPPSSGGDSGAGSGHAAPASS; translated from the coding sequence ATGAGAGAGGTCCACCAGTTGCCGCCGGAGGTTGTTCCCGACCGGGATTCGGGCGTGCCGCTCTATCGGCAGGTGTACCGGAGCCTGCGCGCGGCGATCCTGTCCGGGCGCCTGCAGCCGGGTACGCGGCTGCCTGCCACGCGGGCGGCGGCGCTCGAGCTCGGCGTGGCGAGAAACACCGTGGTGGCCGTGTTCGAGCAGCTTGCCGACGAGGGCTTCGTGTCGTCCCGGGTGGGGGACGGCACGCGGGTCGCGGAGGTGGACGCGGCCGTGCTGCGCCGGTCGATGCGGAGTTCGGGGAGCCCGATCGGCGCGGCCACCGGCGCACGGACTCGTGCACGGCCCGGCGCCGAGCCCGGCCACGCGGCGCAAGTGGGCGGTGCTTCGCTGTCGGAACGCGGCAGGGCGCTTGCCGGAGTCGAGCGCGGCTCGGTTGCCATCGGGGCGTTCCAGACCGGGCTGCCCGACCTGGCGGCGTTCCCGCACCAGGCGTGGGCGCGCCTGCTCGCCCGCCACGCGCGCGCGCCGGCCGCGGACCGCCTCGGCTACGGGGATGCCGCCGGCGACCCGCATCTGCGCGCCGCGATCGCCGGCTACGTCGCCGCCGCGCGCGGCGTGAACTGCACGCCGGCGCAGGTGATCGTGGTGACCGGCGCCCAGGCGGCGCTCGACCTTGCCGCCCGCATGCTGCTCGATCCCGGCGACCGTGCGTGGATCGAAGAGCCGGGATACCCCGGCGCGCGTGCCGCGCTGCTTGCCGCCGGCGCCCGCATCGAGCCGGTCCCGGTCGACGCGGCCGGCATGGACGTGGAGGCCGGCGAGACCTCCTGCCCCGGCGCCCGCCTGGCATACATCACCCCCTCGTGCCAGTACCCGGTGGGCTCCACCCTCACGCTGGAACGCCGCCTGCTGCTGCTCGACTGGGCGCAGCGCGCCGGCGCCTTCGTCATCGAGGATGACTACGACAGCGAGTACCGCTACCGCGGCCGGCCCATCGCATCGGTGCAGGGGCTCGATCCGCACGGCCGCGTCGTGTATGTGGGCACCTTCGCCAAGACCATGCTGCCGGCGCTGAGCGTCGGCTACCTGGTCGCCCCCGAACGCCTGGCGGGCGCGTTCGCCGCCGCGGTGCGCAACACCGGGCAGACCGCCCCGCAGCCGGTGCAGGGCGCGCTCGCCGAGTTCATCGACTCCGGCCGGTACGGCGCGCACGTGCGGCGCATGCGCAACCGCTACGCACAGCGCCAGGCCCTTCTGTTCTCCCTTGCCGGCAAGTACTTGCCGGGGTTGGTCGAGCTTGCGCCCACCGCCGCCGGCATGCAGGTGGCGGCGTGGCTCGCGCGCGGCGCCGACGACCGCGCCGTCGCCGAAGCGGGCCGCCCGGCAGGCCTCGCGCTGCGCCCCCTGTCACCCTACTGGGTAGGCCCGCGCGCCCGTCCCGGCCTGCACCTCGGCTACGCCGCCGTATCGGAGGAGGCCATGGAACCCGCCGTCCTGCGCCTCCGGCGCCACCTCGTCGAGCACGCGGACCCTATTGGGGCAGATCTCGAAGCAGTGGCGGCAGGAGCCCCGCCAAGTAGTGGGGGAGATTCAGGAGCCGGTAGCGGACACGCTGCCCCTGCGTCGTCTTGA
- a CDS encoding metallophosphoesterase produces MHPPTSPNGDHVRLWALSDLHVSYRENREAVDGLPAFPDDWLILAGDVTHGADGLDWCFRRLTAKFRQVVWVPGNHELWTVPRAAPRLGGVALYERLVQVARGHGVLTPEDPYPVVEHRDGPVLVVPLFLLYDYSFRPAHVRRDQVVSWAREGSAVCSDEVMLHPAPYPDRDSWCAARCEDAAGRLAAYPSDLPKVLINHFPLEEQHAVLPRIPRFTPWCGTRRTRGWHRRFGACAVVYGHLHIRATRWLDGVPFQEVSLGYPRQWDRRRGIGSYLREVTLAPRGAALR; encoded by the coding sequence ATGCATCCCCCGACCTCCCCGAACGGTGATCATGTACGTCTATGGGCGCTCTCGGACCTCCATGTCTCGTATCGGGAGAACCGGGAAGCGGTCGATGGTTTGCCGGCCTTCCCGGACGATTGGCTGATCCTGGCCGGGGACGTTACCCACGGTGCCGACGGACTCGACTGGTGCTTTCGGCGGCTCACCGCGAAGTTCCGCCAGGTAGTCTGGGTCCCCGGCAATCACGAACTGTGGACCGTACCGCGGGCGGCTCCCCGGCTCGGCGGCGTCGCGCTCTACGAACGGCTTGTCCAGGTCGCGCGCGGCCACGGTGTGCTCACCCCCGAGGATCCCTACCCGGTGGTCGAACATCGCGACGGGCCGGTTCTGGTCGTGCCGCTGTTCCTGCTCTACGACTACAGCTTCCGGCCTGCCCACGTCCGCCGCGACCAGGTCGTCTCGTGGGCGCGGGAGGGAAGCGCCGTCTGCTCCGATGAGGTAATGTTGCATCCCGCCCCCTATCCCGATCGCGACTCGTGGTGCGCCGCCCGCTGCGAGGACGCCGCCGGAAGGCTTGCCGCGTATCCGTCCGACCTTCCCAAGGTGCTGATCAACCACTTTCCGCTCGAAGAGCAACACGCCGTGCTGCCGCGCATACCGCGCTTCACTCCCTGGTGCGGGACGCGCCGGACCCGCGGCTGGCACCGCCGCTTCGGCGCGTGCGCGGTGGTGTACGGCCACCTCCACATCCGCGCCACGCGGTGGCTGGACGGGGTGCCGTTCCAGGAGGTGTCCCTGGGCTATCCGCGGCAGTGGGACCGCCGCCGCGGCATCGGCTCCTACCTGCGGGAAGTGACCCTGGCGCCCCGGGGTGCGGCGCTCCGGTGA
- a CDS encoding AAA family ATPase: MNRYFTASLQRWLRSSSRLPLVIRGARQVGKTWLVRDFAEREGRVLLEVNLERDPRLARHFAEPNPRRVFDDLSLTLDVRAAPCGAILFVDEIQNAPEVLARLRWFAEELPELAVVAAGSLLEFALRDFTHSMPVGRIQYAHVEPLTFAEFLAAHGQHALQDRLAQYRPGAPLADAVHQLAASWYERFTMAGGMPGVVALDAAGGPADECRARQRDLIQTYRDDFAKYSGRLDYRLLDTVLLAATASLGNKLVYSRVGDGVKSVHVKRAVELLAMARLCHLIPHSAANRVPLAAEANERIRKVALLDVGLAHGLWNTPAARRFPRWEELPPQVRGGLTEQLAAQQLRTATGTPAMMGQVHHWRREGASSAEIDYLVEVDGRIVPVEIKSGAAGAMKSLHQFMYEKALPVAVRLDRNPPSLQEIDVKTTQGQRVRYRLLNLPHYLAGLLPPLLRDLPQ, encoded by the coding sequence ATGAATAGGTACTTTACGGCATCTTTGCAACGCTGGCTGCGATCGAGTTCGCGGTTGCCGCTGGTGATTCGCGGGGCCAGGCAGGTGGGCAAGACCTGGCTGGTGCGGGACTTCGCCGAGCGCGAGGGCCGCGTGCTGCTGGAGGTGAACCTGGAGCGCGACCCCCGGCTGGCCCGCCACTTCGCCGAGCCGAACCCGCGGCGCGTGTTCGATGACCTCAGCCTGACGCTTGACGTGCGCGCAGCACCGTGCGGGGCGATCCTGTTCGTCGACGAAATTCAGAACGCGCCCGAAGTACTCGCCAGGCTGAGGTGGTTCGCCGAGGAGCTGCCGGAACTCGCGGTCGTCGCGGCAGGCTCGCTGCTCGAATTCGCGCTTCGCGACTTTACGCACAGCATGCCGGTCGGTCGCATTCAGTACGCTCACGTGGAACCGCTGACCTTCGCCGAGTTTCTTGCCGCCCACGGGCAGCACGCGCTGCAGGACAGGCTTGCACAATACCGCCCCGGCGCGCCCCTCGCGGATGCGGTGCACCAACTCGCTGCCTCGTGGTACGAACGCTTCACCATGGCAGGCGGCATGCCCGGGGTCGTCGCGCTGGATGCCGCCGGTGGCCCCGCCGATGAGTGCCGGGCGCGGCAACGAGATCTGATCCAGACCTATCGCGACGACTTCGCCAAGTATTCGGGACGCCTGGACTACCGCCTTCTGGATACGGTGCTGTTGGCGGCAACCGCCTCGCTGGGCAACAAGCTGGTGTACAGCCGTGTCGGCGACGGCGTGAAGTCAGTTCACGTGAAGCGGGCCGTGGAATTGCTCGCCATGGCGCGCTTGTGCCATCTGATTCCGCACAGCGCCGCCAACCGCGTCCCGTTGGCCGCCGAAGCGAACGAGCGCATCCGCAAAGTGGCGCTGCTCGATGTCGGCCTGGCACACGGGCTGTGGAACACGCCGGCAGCACGCCGATTTCCCCGCTGGGAGGAGCTGCCGCCGCAGGTGCGCGGGGGATTGACCGAGCAACTCGCCGCCCAGCAACTGCGGACCGCAACGGGAACTCCGGCGATGATGGGCCAGGTGCACCACTGGCGCCGGGAGGGTGCAAGCAGTGCGGAGATCGACTACCTCGTGGAAGTCGACGGCCGCATCGTTCCGGTCGAGATCAAGAGCGGAGCCGCCGGAGCGATGAAGAGCCTGCACCAGTTCATGTACGAGAAGGCGCTGCCGGTGGCGGTGCGGCTGGATCGCAATCCTCCCTCGCTGCAGGAGATCGACGTCAAGACGACGCAGGGGCAGCGTGTCCGCTACCGGCTCCTGAATCTCCCCCACTACTTGGCGGGGCTCCTGCCGCCACTGCTTCGAGATCTGCCCCAATAG